In Rutidosis leptorrhynchoides isolate AG116_Rl617_1_P2 chromosome 2, CSIRO_AGI_Rlap_v1, whole genome shotgun sequence, one genomic interval encodes:
- the LOC139894530 gene encoding ABC transporter G family member 35-like — MEEGGRISMSQSIGRSISKSLSRAAGSLHIEDVFSSGVGASRDGGRVSRHSMEDEEALRWAALEQLPTYNRLRTTIFTSYIPADQQVPNKQMLLDVRELDPHARQTFIDKIFKVAAEDNEIFLKKFRNRVDKVGITLPTVEVRFKNLSIEADCHVGNRALPTLINTARNIVESLLSSIGISFSEKAKLRILKDASGVIKPGRMTLLLGPPSSGKTTLLLALAGRLDPSLKVDGEITYNGHKLNEFEPRRTSAYISQNDIHVGQMTVKETLDFAARCLGVGTRLEMLTELARREKDAGIFPEAEVDLFMKATAIEGDESSLITYYTLRILGLDVCRDTIVGDQMRRGISGGQKKRVTTGEMLVGPAKCFFMDEISTGLDSSTTFQIVKCMQQISHLNESTVFMSLLQPAPETFDLFDDIVLLSEGQIVYQGPREHIVEFFETCGFKCPERKGTADFLQEVTSKKDQEQYWVDRSRAYRYIPVSEFCQRFKSFHVGEKMQDELSVPYDKRQSHQAALVFKRFLVPKMELLKASWDKEILLMKRNAFIYIFKTIQISFLSFICTTLYLRTHMHVRNETDGALYVGVLLNSMLINTYNGIADLSVTVTRLPVIYKQRDLMFHPAWAYTLPAFLLRIPISVIDSTIWTVILYFGVDLAPDASRFFKHLLLVFLMQNVAAGLFRLIAGVCKTMSIANTGGSVVLLLVFLLAGFILPKTRIPNWWEWATWVSPLSYIFKAITINEFLDSRWTSKRSSDNSTNLGFAVLKNLDIPTSESSYWIGAAALLGFALLFNVLFTFALMYLAAPGKPQAIISKEEAAAAEGNGDEEMKQIIHKPDVNGVSKKGMVLPFTPLAMSFDDMNYYVDMPSEMREQGVTENRLQLLRDITGAFRPGILTALMGVSGAGKTTLMDVLAGRKTGGYIEGDIRISGFPKKQETFARVSGYCEQTDIHSPTITIHESLIYSAFLRLAKEVSREEKMTFVNEVMELVELDNIKDAIVGLPGVTGLSTEQRKRLTIAVELVANPSIIFMDEPTSGLDARAAAIVMRAVRNTVDTGRTVVCTIHQPSIDIFESFDELLLLKRGGQVTYSGPLGRNSQSIIDYFQAVDGVPKIPEKYNPATWMLEVSSGAMEMQLGVDFAEVFSSSTMHQRNKALVKELSVPPAGAKDLHFDTQYAQSTWGQFKSCLWKMWWSYWRNPDYNLVRFCFTLLCAVVVGTIFWKIGNKKSSKNDLSTVIGAMYAAVFFVGINNAQTIQPVVATERTVFYRERAAGMYSSLPYAMAQVFVEIPYVFVQCSYYTGIVYTLVSFEWTAAKFFWALFVNFFSFLYFTYFGMLTVSITPNEQIAAIFASGFYILFNTFSGFFIPRPKIPGWWIWYYWICPMAWTVYGLIVSQYHDADHPISVPGMSPSPTMTAYIKDYYGFELDFMGPVAGVLVGFCVFFAVLYAFFLRTLNFQTR, encoded by the exons ATGGAGGAAGGTGGAAGAATTAGTATGAGTCAAAGTATCGGAAGAAGTATTAGTAAAAGTTTGAGTCGAGCTGCCGGAAGTTTGCATATAGAAGATGTGTTTTCTTCCGGCGTTGGAGCAAGTCGCGATGGCGGGCGGGTTAGTCGTCATTCAATGGAAGATGAAGAAGCGTTACGATGGGCGGCGTTAGAGCAATTACCAACTTATAATAGGTTACGAACAACAATTTTTACATCTTATATTCCTGCCGATCAACAGGTGCCTAATAAACAGATGCTGTTAGATGTTCGTGAACTTGATCCACATGCTCGTCAGACTTTTATTGATAAGATTTTTAAAGTTGCTGCAGAAGATAATGAAATTTTTCTCAAGAAGTTTAGAAATCGTGTTGATAA GGTTGGAATCACGCTTCCAACAGTGGAAGTTCGTTTCAAGAATTTGTCAATTGAAGCTGATTGTCATGTAGGAAACAGGGCACTTCCAACGTTGATTAATACGGCAAGAAATATTGTTGAATCACTTTTATCTTCAATCGGTATTAGTTTCTCTGAGAAAGCAAAACTTCGCATTCTTAAAGATGCTTCTGGGGTTATTAAGCCAGGAAG GATGACACTGCTTTTGGGCCCACCGTCTTCGGGTAAGACGACACTACTGTTGGCTTTGGCTGGAAGGCTGGATCCAAGCTTAAAGGTGGATGGAGAGATAACTTACAACGGTCATAAGTTAAATGAATTTGAGCCTAGAAGGACATCGGCCTACATCAGTCAGAACGATATCCATGTAGGACAAATGACTGTTAAGGAAACTCTGGATTTCGCAGCCAGATGCCTAGGAGTTGGCACTCGTTTag AAATGCTTACGGAGCTTGCACGAAGAGAAAAGGATGCAGGGATCTTTCCAGAAGCTGAAGTAGATCTTTTCATGAAGGCAACTGCtattgaaggagatgaaagcagccTGATTACATACTACACTCTCAGA ATATTGGGGCTTGATGTCTGTCGTGACACAATTGTCGGAGATCAAATGAGACGAGGTATCTCTGGAGGGCAAAAGAAGCGTGTCACTACAGGAGAGATGCTTGTTGGACCAGCAAAATGTTTTTTTATGGATGAAATATCAACAGGTCTTGATAGTTCTACTACGTTTCAGATCGTAAAGTGTATGCAGCAAATTTCACACCTCAATGAGTCAACTGTGTTCATGTCCCTGTTACAACCTGCTCCGGAGACGTTTGATCTTTTTGATGACATCGTGCTACTATCCGAGGGCCAGATTGTGTATCAAGGACCAAGAGAACACATTGTTGAGTTTTTTGAGACTTGCGGATTCAAGTGCCCTGAGAGAAAAGGAACTGCTGATTTCTTGCAAgag GTTACATCTAAAAAGGACCAAGAGCAATATTGGGTAGACAGAAGCAGGGCATACAGATATATCCCAGTGAGCGAATTTTGTCAGCGGTTTAAGAGTTTTCATGTTGGTGAAAAGATGCAAGACGAGTTGTCAGTCCCGTACGACAAGAGACAAAGCCACCAAGCTGCTTTAGTGTTTAAGAGATTCTTAGTACCGAAAATGGAGCTTCTTAAGGCCTCATGGGATAAAGAAATACTACTAATGAAGAGAAACGCTTTCATATACATTTTCAAGACTATTCAAATTTCCTTTTTGTCGTTTATTTGCACAACTTTGTATCTGAGGACCCATATGCATGTGAGGAACGAGACGGACGGGGCTTTGTATGTTGGAGTTCTTTTGAACAGTATGCTTATTAACACGTATAACGGGATTGCTGATCTTTCCGTCACTGTCACGAGGCTTCCCGTTATTTACAAGCAACGAGACCTCATGTTTCACCCTGCGTGGGCTTACACACTTCCCGCCTTTTTGCTTCGTATTCCGATATCCGTAATCGATAGTACCATATGGACAGTCATTCTATATTTTGGTGTTGACCTGGCCCCTGATGCTAGCAG ATTCTTCAAGCATCTTCTTTTGGTGTTTCTAATGCAAAATGTGGCAGCAGGATTGTTTAGATTGATTGCTGGAGTATGTAAGACGATGAGCATCGCAAACACGGGTGGATCTGTTGTACTTCTCCTTGTCTTCTTGTTGGCTGGTTTTATTCTTCCAAAAACCCGAATTCCCAATTGGTGGGAATGGGCTACTTGGGTATCTCCCCTGTCGTATATCTTTAAAGCAATTACCATCAACGAGTTCCTCGACAGTAGATGGACCAGCAAAAGA AGTTCGGATAATTCAACCAACTTGGGATTCGCAGTTCTTAAGAACTTGGACATCCCAACTTCAGAAAGCTCGTACTGGATTGGTGCTGCTGCTCTTCTCGGTTTTGCACTTCTCTTCAACGTCCTGTTCACATTTGCTCTCATGTATTTAGCAG ccCCTGGAAAACCACAAGCGATTATCTCGAAAGAAGAAGCTGCAGCCGCGGAAGGTAATGGTGATGAAGAAATGAAGCAGATAATCCATAAGCCTGATGTGAATGGTGTATCTAAGAAAGGAATGGTCCTTCCATTTACTCCACTTGCCATGTCTTTTGATGACATGAACTATTACGTCGATATGCCTAGT gAAATGAGAGAACAAGGTGTGACGGAAAATAGGTTGCAATTACTTCGTGATATAACCGGCGCTTTTAGGCCGGGTATCCTAACTGCGTTGATGGGAGTTAGTGGAGCGGGGAAAACTACTTTGATGGACGTTTTAGCAGGAAGAAAGACAGGTGGTTATATCGAAGGGGATATCAGAATATCGGGGTTCccaaagaaacaagaaacttttgcaAGAGTTTCAGGATACTGTGAACAAACCGATATTCACTCTCCCACAATTACTATCCACGAATCTTTGATCTACTCTGCTTTCCTTCGTCTCGCGAAAGAAGTCAGCAGGGAAGAGAAGATG ACTTTtgtaaatgaagtgatggaactagTTGAACTAGACAACATCAAGGATGCAATAGTGGGACTTCCAGGAGTTACTGGTTTATCAACCGAACAAAGAAAAAGGCTAACAATCGCTGTCGAGCTTGTTGCTAATCCTTCAATTATTTTCATGGATGAACCAACTTCGGGGCTTGATGCAAGAGCAGCTGCTATTGTTATGAGGGCTGTGAGAAACACGGTTGACACAGGAAGAACAGTTGTTTGCACCATTCATCAACCTAGTATTGATATCTTCGAATCTTTTGACGAGTTGCTTTTATTAAAAAGAGGAGGACAAGTTACTTATTCAGGACCTCTAGGCAGAAATTCTCAATCAATCATCGACTACTTCCAGGCAGTTGATGGCGTTCCAAAGATACCCGAAAAGTACAATCCTGCTACATGGATGCTTGAAGTTAGTTCTGGAGCTATGGAGATGCAGTTGGGTGTTGATTTTGCTGAGGTTTTCAGTTCGTCAACTATGCATCA AAGGAACAAGGCTTTGGTGAAGGAGTTAAGCGTACCACCTGCGGGGGCCAAAGATCTTCATTTTGATACACAATATGCTCAATCGACGTGGGGTCAGTTCAAATCTTGCTTGTGGAAGATGTGGTGGAGTTACTGGAGGAATCCTGATTATAACCTTGTGCGGTTCTGCTTCACCTTGTTATGTGCAGTTGTGGTTGGGACCATATTTTGGAAGATTGGTAACAAAAA GTCTAGCAAAAATGATCTGAGCACAGTCATCGGGGCCATGTACGCTGCTGTATTTTTCGTTGGTATTAACAACGCCCAAACAATACAGCCTGTTGTCGCAACAGAGCGAACAGTCTTCTATCGTGAAAGAGCAGCCGGGATGTACTCCTCACTACCATACGCCATGGCGCAG GTTTTTGTAGAGATTCCATATGTGTTCGTTCAGTGTTCGTATTACACTGGCATTGTGTATACCTTGGTTTCATTCGAATGGACCGCAGCTAAATTCTTCTGGGCTCTTTTTGTCAACTTTTTTTCATTCCTTTATTTCACATACTTTGGCATGTTGACTGTCTCGATCACACCAAATGAACAAATAGCAGCCATTTTCGCATCCGGGTTCTACATACTCTTCAACACCTTCTCAGGATTTTTTATCCCACGACCC AAAATTCCCGGATGGTGGATTTGGTACTACTGGATCTGCCCAATGGCATGGACCGTGTACGGTCTCATTGTATCTCAATATCATGATGCGGACCACCCAATCTCGGTGCCTGGGATGTCACCCAGCCCGACCATGACAGCGTATATCAAGGACTACTATGGTTTTGAACTGGATTTCATGGGTCCAGTTGCTGGCGTTCTAGTTGGTTTTTGTGTGTTCTTTGCCGTCCTATACGCATTTTTCTTAAGGACTTTGAACTTCCAAACGAGATAA